A stretch of DNA from Nonlabens ponticola:
GCTAGGAATACCTACGGTGGACGATTCCAATCATGCGGAATTTACTAGACAAGTCAAACTAGAACCTTTTCAGCGAGCGATGGCGCATTTTCAGCCAGATGTGTGGTTCACAAATTTGCGCGCAGGCCAGACCAATTTTAGAGATTCTATTGATGTCCTCTCATACAGTAAGGATGGCGTACTCAAGGTGAGCCCGTTTTATCATTATGATGATCAACAACTTGACGAATATCTAGCAAAACACGATCTACCCAATGAGTTTAAATATTTTGACCCAACCAAAGTCGAGTCAAACAGAGAATGCGGTCTTCATGCCTAAGGTTTTGATTACCAAGGAGTTGGAAGCCGAGGCGATCTATATCATACGTGAGGTCGTCGCGCAGTTTGAGAAACCAGTCCTTTTGTTCTCTGGCGGTAAGGACAGCATCACATTGTTGCATCTTGCCCGCAAGGCCTTTTTTCCCGCCAAAATTCCGTTCCCTTTATTACATGTAGATACAGGTCATAACTTTCCTGAGACCATAGATTTCAGGGATGAGTTGGTGGAGAAATATGATCTGGACTTGATCGTGGCTCACGTTCAGGACAACATCGATGCAGGAATCGTTAAGGAAGAAACTGGTCGCTATTCCAGTCGCAACCAACTGCAGACACAAACCTTGCTGGACGCCATTGAAGAACATGGCTTTGATGCCTGCATGGGCGGCGCGAGACGCGACGAGGAAAAGGCACGCGCCAAGGAACGTATTTTCTCTGTACGCAATGACTTCGGCGAATGGGATGAAAAAAACCAGAGACCCGAACTTTTTGATCTACTCAACGGCATGATCGAATTAGGCCAGAATGTGCGATGTTTCCCTATTTCTAATTGGACAGAATTGGACGTCTGGAATTATATAAGGAGTGAAAAAATCGAGATACCATCGATCTATTATGCCCACGAGCGATCTGTTTTTGAGCGTGACGGCTTGATCTGGAGCGACTCACCTTATGTATATCGCGATGATCATGAAGAGGTCGCAGTCAAATGGGTGCGATTTAGGACTGTTGGCGATATGTCCTGCACGGCAGCGGTCGCCAGCACCGCGACAGATATTGACACCGTAATTGAAGAAATAAGCGGCAGCACGATTTCAGAACGTGGTGCTCGCATCGACGACAAGCGCAGTGAGGCCGCCATGGAAACCCGTAAGCAACAAGGATATTTTTAAATGAATGTATTGAAGATTGCTACCGCAGGTAGCGTGGATGATGGAAAAAGCACCTTGATAGGCAGATTGTTGTACGACACGCAATCGCTACCTACGGACAAACTTGAGGCGATAAAAAAGAGCAGCGAGAAGAAAGGATACGATTACCTAGACCTATCGCTAGCTACCGACGGCCTTGTTGCAGAGCGTGAACAAGGCATCACGATTGACGTGGCGCACATCTATTTCTCGACACCAGACCGCAGCTACATCATCGCAGACTCGCCAGGCCATGTAGAATACACGCGAAATATGATCACTGGCGCCAGCACCAGCAAGGCCAGTATTATCTTGATCGATGCTAGAAAAGGCGTTGTCGAGCAGACCTTTAGGCATTTTTATATCAACCATTTATTGCAGACCAGTCACTTGATCATAGCGGTCAATAAAATGGATCTAGTAGATTATGACGAGTCCGCTTTCGCGAAAGCAGTACAACAATTCCAATCTCTGCTAGACAAACACCCGTCGGAAAAGCGAAAGGTGCATTTTGTGCCAGTAAGCGCACTCAAGGGCGATAACGTCGTGAGCAAATCTGCCGAAATGCCATGGTATCAAGGAAGCCCAATCTTAGAAAACCTATCCAAAATAGATACGATTGCGGAAGACTCGCAGAGTTTCTTACAAGTCCAGAATGTCATACGTCCCAAGACCGAAGAATATCATGACTACCGTGGTTTTGCAGGACGCATCAGAGGCGCACATTTATCAATCGGCGACCAGATTACCGTGCTGCCGTCCATGAAGACAAGCACCGTTGACGGTATTTATTTTAATGGCGCTAAGTATGACGAGGCGCCAGTGGGCAGTTCAGTTAGTGTGACTTTGAAAGATGAGGTCAACGTCGATCGCGGCGATATTTTGATGACGCAACCACCAGCCGATCTTGAACTAACCAAAAACATTCAAGCCACCATCTGCTGGATGGACAGCACGCCATTGCGACCGCGCACTAAATTTCACTTACAATACGGTACTCAACGCATGACTTGCCGTGTAGAGCAAATCACCTCAAAAAAATCAGCAGATTTCCACCAGGATATCATCGATGTCGATCAACTCGAACTCAATGACATCGCCACAATTCAGCTCAAACTGAGCAAACCTATTCCAGCGATCACATACGACCAATCAAAAGAACTCGGCCGCTTCATTCTTATTGATCCACAAAGCAGAAATACTGCTGCCGTTGGGTTCATTGAATAATGTGGTGTGAAAATAGATGATGGATTATAGATCAATGATCATGGAATAAATGTTTTTCAACTTCTACCGTAGGGCCACATCGAGGCTTCCGAAGAAAGTTTGTCCGCAGGATAGATGGAATAGACAATCAGCATATCGAACAAATGAATAGCATAGAACTCAAAGCAATTATCCATAATCTATATTCCATCAGCGCAGCGGTCTAAAATCCTCAACGCAACTGCTCATCCTAAACACTTGTTTACCTGCCATTTGCTCACGACCTTTGCAGCTGCTTAATTGGCGTAACATTTGCTATGGAAAAGGACATGATTACCACAGATATATTGATAATTGGAGCAGGCCCTACGGGACTTTTCGCCGTTTTTGAAGCTGGACTGCTGAAACTAAAATGTCATATCATTGATGCCTTGGCACAACCTGGCGGTCAGTGCAGTGAGCTGTATCCTAAAAAGCCTATTTATGATATTCCAGGTTTTCCTGAAGTTTTGGCTGGCGATCTAGTTGATAATCTAATGAAGCAAATCGAGCCGTTCCAACCTGGATTTACCCTAGGTGAGCGTGCAGAAACCATTGAGCGACAAGAAGACGGTAGTTTTATTGTTACCACTAATAAAGGCACTAAGCATCACGCCAAAGTCGTTGCTATTGCTGGTGGTTTGGGTTCTTTTGAACCACGCAAACCTATTATCGATTGTCTAGAGAAATATGAAGATAAAGGTCTTGCCTATATGATCAAGGATCCCGAAGATTATCGCGGTAAGCGAGTTGTCATCGCTGGAGGCGGCGACAGCGCCCTTGACTGGTCCATTTTCTTGGCAGATGTTGCCAGCGAGGTGACATTGGTTCACAGACGTGAAGAATTCCGCGGTGCGCTAGATAGTGTTGAGAAAGTAGAAGAACTGGTAGAGCAAGACAAGATCAGGTTGGTAACACCAGCCGAAATCCTTGACATTAACGGTGAAGGAAAGGTCGAGTCTGTTTTGTTGCAACACAACGACGAGGCAAAACGTATGGAAGTCATCGAGTGCGATGCTTTTATTCCACTCTTCGGTCTTGCCCCTAAATTGGGCCCGATAGCCGATTGGGGTCTCGAGATAGAAAAAAATGCGATCAAAGTTGATAACACATTAGATTATCAAACTAATGTTCCAGGCATCTATGCTATTGGTGATGTGAATACCTATCCAGGTAAATTGAAGTTGATCCTTTGTGGTTTCCACGAGGCGACATTAATGTGTCAAAGTGCCTACCAGCGAATTTTTCCAGACAAGCGTTATGTGATGAAATACACCACCGTAGGTGGCGTCAACGGTTTTGACGGTTCTAGAAAAGAAGCCGAAAAAGCAGTCGTCAAAAAAATAGGAAATAAGCAGAATGTCTGATATAAAAATGACCATCATCGATCGCGATGGCCAGCGCCACGAGGTCGATGCACCAACTGACATGAACATGAATGTCATGGAAGTCTGCAAGGCCTATGATTTACCAGTCCAAGCCGTTTGCGGCGGTATGGCCATGTGCGCTACTTGCCAGTGCTACATCATCAGCGACCACGATCTAGGCGAGCGCAACGACGATGAAGAAGCCATGCTTTGGGAAGCTCAAAACGTAAAAGACAATTCCAGACTGGGCTGCCAGATTCCGATTACTGAGGATTTGGAAGGATTGGTTATTGAGCTGGCGCCTGAGGAGTGATCCTCAATGTTAGATGTGAGCATTTTAAACATCCAACTCTTATCTTCCCTTAAGGGAAGACAATACTTCTATGATGAAATGATCTACAGTTTCGATCATTAGAGCAGTTGTTATAATATTCATCTCTTTTTGTATCCCTTTGCGGGAAATGCCGAAGTTTAAGGGTATCAGGACTGCCATTGGAAATAGTTTCGGTTGGCACCTCAATAGATAAAAAATCACCAAATTAGCACATTATCTAATTATCAAATTATTTGCGTAATCCAGCTTCATCGCCCATATTTGTATCAGTTCATTTGCATTTTGAGTTATAAAGAAAGGTTCAGGGATTAGACCCGTTGAGACCTTGGCAACCCTGCAACTGCAGAAGGTGCCTCATTCTACCACGCTTTTGTGGACAGATAACGAGCAATTAATCCGCACATCTTTCTTTTTTTGTATCGCTTTCGCGAAAGCGTAATTATTCTCAAATATCAAGTTAACCTTATAGATTTTCTATAGATCATACTTGGTTGCAAGTGAGCATTGAAAAACAAACACCAAGATTGGGAAACACAATATTATATAAGGCATTGCAAGAGCGTATCCTAGTGCTGGATGGCGCTATGGGCACGATGCTACAGCGACACAAATTTACTGAGGCCGACTTTCGTAGTGAGCGTTTCAAGAATTATCCGTATGATGTAAAAGGAAATAATGATTTATTGTCCATCACTCAGCCGGAAGCCATTGCAGATGTTCATGCGCAATATTTTGCGGCAGGTGCTGACATTGTGGAGACCAATACGTTTAGTGCAACCACCATCGCCATGGCAGATTACCACATGGAAGATCTGGTCGATGAGCTGAACATTCAAAGTGCTCAAATCGCACGCAAAGTCGCTGACGACTTCACGGCTCGCGAGCCGCACAAACCCAGATTTGTCGCCGGCGCGATCGGCCCAACCAA
This window harbors:
- a CDS encoding phosphoadenosine phosphosulfate reductase domain-containing protein, which produces MIDHSNYQDYNSAFAKAEPSKIIDTVLEQAHKPIVTTNFRPYEVAILHAVASVDPNVPVVWCDTGYNTPQTYRHAIEVIEKLGLDVSTYVPQQTVSYRNETLGIPTVDDSNHAEFTRQVKLEPFQRAMAHFQPDVWFTNLRAGQTNFRDSIDVLSYSKDGVLKVSPFYHYDDQQLDEYLAKHDLPNEFKYFDPTKVESNRECGLHA
- the cysD gene encoding sulfate adenylyltransferase subunit CysD is translated as MPKVLITKELEAEAIYIIREVVAQFEKPVLLFSGGKDSITLLHLARKAFFPAKIPFPLLHVDTGHNFPETIDFRDELVEKYDLDLIVAHVQDNIDAGIVKEETGRYSSRNQLQTQTLLDAIEEHGFDACMGGARRDEEKARAKERIFSVRNDFGEWDEKNQRPELFDLLNGMIELGQNVRCFPISNWTELDVWNYIRSEKIEIPSIYYAHERSVFERDGLIWSDSPYVYRDDHEEVAVKWVRFRTVGDMSCTAAVASTATDIDTVIEEISGSTISERGARIDDKRSEAAMETRKQQGYF
- a CDS encoding sulfate adenylyltransferase subunit 1 yields the protein MNVLKIATAGSVDDGKSTLIGRLLYDTQSLPTDKLEAIKKSSEKKGYDYLDLSLATDGLVAEREQGITIDVAHIYFSTPDRSYIIADSPGHVEYTRNMITGASTSKASIILIDARKGVVEQTFRHFYINHLLQTSHLIIAVNKMDLVDYDESAFAKAVQQFQSLLDKHPSEKRKVHFVPVSALKGDNVVSKSAEMPWYQGSPILENLSKIDTIAEDSQSFLQVQNVIRPKTEEYHDYRGFAGRIRGAHLSIGDQITVLPSMKTSTVDGIYFNGAKYDEAPVGSSVSVTLKDEVNVDRGDILMTQPPADLELTKNIQATICWMDSTPLRPRTKFHLQYGTQRMTCRVEQITSKKSADFHQDIIDVDQLELNDIATIQLKLSKPIPAITYDQSKELGRFILIDPQSRNTAAVGFIE
- a CDS encoding NAD(P)/FAD-dependent oxidoreductase encodes the protein MITTDILIIGAGPTGLFAVFEAGLLKLKCHIIDALAQPGGQCSELYPKKPIYDIPGFPEVLAGDLVDNLMKQIEPFQPGFTLGERAETIERQEDGSFIVTTNKGTKHHAKVVAIAGGLGSFEPRKPIIDCLEKYEDKGLAYMIKDPEDYRGKRVVIAGGGDSALDWSIFLADVASEVTLVHRREEFRGALDSVEKVEELVEQDKIRLVTPAEILDINGEGKVESVLLQHNDEAKRMEVIECDAFIPLFGLAPKLGPIADWGLEIEKNAIKVDNTLDYQTNVPGIYAIGDVNTYPGKLKLILCGFHEATLMCQSAYQRIFPDKRYVMKYTTVGGVNGFDGSRKEAEKAVVKKIGNKQNV
- a CDS encoding 2Fe-2S iron-sulfur cluster-binding protein, translated to MSDIKMTIIDRDGQRHEVDAPTDMNMNVMEVCKAYDLPVQAVCGGMAMCATCQCYIISDHDLGERNDDEEAMLWEAQNVKDNSRLGCQIPITEDLEGLVIELAPEE